In Alkalihalobacillus sp. FSL W8-0930, a single window of DNA contains:
- a CDS encoding ubiquitin-like domain-containing protein — protein MEATKTHWLLLDHVSNHKYLISIIGFALALAAVFYAVFEMTKHTVTVSIDGTEEVVLSTHADTVADLFADEDWDTNQYDVIEPSLDTKINEDTEVLWKQAKEVAVTTDGETETVWTTQEDVKGLLEELSIEYKEQDELEPQVDTAITDNMNVQYDSAFLVTLKSDGEDQDIWTTSTTVADFLDREEIELGDLDRVEPVVEDRLDKESIVQVTRIEKVTDVVEENISYETITKNDDMIDKGKEKVEEEGEEGTLEKTYELVLEDGEEVSRELVKTETTKDHKDRVVAVGTREEAVVAKAEQEPVKEAKQETKIASEQVEAPAEEPASEKSFTMTATAYTASCAGCSGVTATGIDLNNNRNMKVVAVDPSVIPLGSKVHVEGYGTAIAGDTGGAITGNKIDLHVPSTAEAERFGRKQVKVTIVE, from the coding sequence ATGGAAGCGACTAAGACACATTGGCTTCTTTTGGATCATGTTTCTAATCATAAGTATCTCATTTCAATCATCGGTTTTGCTTTAGCATTAGCTGCCGTTTTTTATGCGGTTTTTGAAATGACCAAACATACAGTGACTGTTAGCATTGATGGAACAGAAGAAGTTGTCCTATCAACACACGCAGACACGGTTGCTGATTTATTCGCTGATGAAGATTGGGATACAAACCAATATGATGTCATAGAACCGTCACTCGATACAAAGATAAACGAAGACACTGAGGTTTTATGGAAACAAGCAAAAGAAGTAGCAGTCACGACCGATGGGGAAACAGAAACGGTCTGGACCACACAAGAAGACGTAAAAGGGTTACTTGAGGAATTATCCATTGAGTATAAAGAGCAAGACGAGTTAGAGCCACAAGTAGATACAGCTATTACAGATAATATGAATGTTCAATATGATTCGGCCTTTCTTGTTACGTTAAAAAGCGATGGGGAAGATCAGGATATTTGGACAACTTCGACGACTGTCGCTGACTTTTTGGATAGAGAAGAGATTGAACTAGGAGATTTAGATCGAGTCGAGCCTGTGGTAGAGGACCGTTTAGATAAAGAATCAATTGTTCAAGTTACACGCATTGAAAAGGTCACCGATGTGGTGGAAGAGAACATTTCGTATGAAACGATTACGAAAAATGATGACATGATCGATAAAGGCAAGGAAAAGGTTGAAGAAGAGGGCGAAGAGGGAACCCTTGAAAAAACCTACGAGCTTGTTCTTGAAGACGGAGAAGAAGTGTCACGTGAGCTTGTAAAAACAGAAACAACAAAGGATCACAAAGATCGAGTGGTTGCTGTTGGTACACGTGAGGAAGCCGTTGTGGCGAAAGCCGAGCAGGAGCCTGTGAAAGAAGCAAAACAAGAAACAAAGATTGCCAGTGAACAAGTAGAAGCTCCGGCCGAGGAGCCTGCATCTGAGAAGTCATTTACGATGACGGCCACAGCTTATACGGCTAGCTGTGCTGGTTGTAGTGGAGTAACGGCTACTGGTATTGATTTAAATAACAATCGTAATATGAAGGTAGTTGCTGTGGATCCTAGTGTGATTCCGCTTGGTTCAAAGGTTCACGTAGAAGGTTACGGAACAGCGATTGCTGGAGATACAGGTGGAGCGATTACAGGGAACAAAATTGACCTACATGTTCCATCAACAGCTGAAGCAGAACGTTTTGGCCGTAAGCAAGTGAAAGTAACGATCGTTGAATAA
- the rnmV gene encoding ribonuclease M5, which produces MKIKEVIVVEGRDDTTAIQRAVDADTIETNGSAIGESVLARIALAKERRGVIILTDPDYPGERIRRIVSDRVPGCKHAFLPKHAAISKNGDDLGVENATPDAIRAALTSVQEIAEEAPAHILWEDLHAAGLVAGAHAKQRRERLGEELSIGYANGKQLLKRLHMFQIKPEEFREALISVLKEEQQHD; this is translated from the coding sequence ATGAAGATAAAAGAAGTCATTGTTGTTGAAGGTAGAGATGATACAACGGCTATTCAACGAGCCGTAGATGCCGATACAATTGAAACAAACGGCTCAGCTATTGGTGAATCGGTCCTCGCTCGAATTGCGCTTGCTAAGGAAAGACGCGGCGTCATTATTTTAACGGATCCTGATTATCCTGGTGAACGCATTCGTCGCATTGTCAGCGACCGCGTGCCAGGCTGCAAGCATGCATTTCTCCCTAAGCATGCGGCCATTTCAAAGAACGGTGATGACTTGGGAGTGGAAAATGCTACGCCTGATGCGATTCGGGCTGCACTGACCTCCGTTCAGGAGATTGCTGAGGAAGCTCCGGCTCATATTCTTTGGGAAGACTTGCACGCCGCAGGTCTAGTAGCTGGTGCGCACGCTAAACAAAGGCGGGAGCGCTTAGGTGAAGAGCTGTCTATCGGGTATGCGAATGGTAAACAGCTACTCAAGCGACTACATATGTTTCAAATTAAACCTGAGGAATTCAGGGAAGCGTTGATTTCAGTTCTTAAGGAGGAACAACAGCATGACTAA
- the rsmA gene encoding 16S rRNA (adenine(1518)-N(6)/adenine(1519)-N(6))-dimethyltransferase RsmA, translating to MTKDIATPLRTKEILQKHGFQLKKSLGQNFLIDTNILTNIVEAAEIDDETGVIEVGPGIGALTEYLARKAKKVVSIEIDQRLIPVLADTLSPYPNAEVVHSDVLKADLDQLIKDKFSDVKQVKVVANLPYYVTTPILMRFLEGKVDVTSITIMIQSEVAHRIAAEPGTKEYGALSIAAQYYAEAERVMTVPASVFVPPPRVDSAVLHLRVRNEPAAKVIDERYFFEVFHASFANRRKTILNNLVHNLGPKERKADIEEALAEAAIDPKRRGETLSIQEFATLSDALYSRLKA from the coding sequence ATGACTAAAGATATAGCAACCCCACTACGTACGAAAGAGATCCTTCAAAAGCATGGATTTCAGTTAAAAAAGAGCTTAGGCCAGAACTTTCTGATTGATACAAACATCCTTACAAATATTGTAGAGGCTGCAGAAATAGATGATGAAACAGGGGTCATTGAAGTTGGTCCAGGGATTGGTGCACTGACAGAGTACCTAGCCAGAAAAGCGAAGAAGGTCGTATCTATTGAAATTGATCAACGTCTCATACCGGTTCTAGCTGATACTCTATCCCCATACCCAAATGCAGAGGTTGTGCATTCAGACGTATTAAAGGCTGATCTTGATCAGCTCATAAAGGATAAATTCTCTGATGTAAAACAAGTAAAGGTTGTCGCAAACTTACCTTATTATGTGACCACTCCAATTCTCATGCGCTTTTTAGAAGGTAAAGTGGATGTGACAAGCATCACAATTATGATTCAATCTGAAGTTGCCCACCGTATTGCTGCTGAGCCGGGAACGAAGGAATACGGCGCACTCTCCATTGCAGCGCAGTACTATGCAGAAGCAGAGCGTGTCATGACTGTGCCTGCAAGTGTATTTGTTCCACCACCTCGCGTGGATTCTGCAGTGCTTCATTTACGTGTGCGAAACGAGCCTGCTGCTAAGGTGATTGATGAACGTTATTTCTTTGAAGTGTTTCATGCAAGCTTTGCCAACCGTCGGAAGACCATCTTAAACAACCTGGTGCATAATCTCGGTCCGAAAGAGCGTAAGGCCGATATTGAAGAGGCGCTGGCTGAAGCAGCAATCGATCCAAAACGACGTGGAGAGACTCTGTCCATTCAGGAATTCGCTACATTAAGTGACGCACTGTATTCTCGTTTAAAAGCATAA
- the yabG gene encoding sporulation peptidase YabG, with product MKYVVGDSVTRNSYQNDMLFRIVELTDKTAMLAGEEMRLLADAPLDDLLPVSDIDKRKRRELGKQKEDVSYRLFRQDAKLMKKRNEYAATSGYESDASFFELRGRVLHLDGDAFYLQRCTELYERFGVPVYGVHLDEKKMPDQIGSLLEMVQPDIVVITGHDAYLNDRGNRDDLRAYRHTKYFAECVRIARKYCANRDQLIIFAGACQSHFETLIKAGANFASSPDRVNIHALDPVYIASKVSQTSYLDAVKLWEVLRNTITGEKGLGGIETKGIMRLGMPLKNPES from the coding sequence ATGAAGTATGTGGTGGGCGATAGCGTAACCAGAAACTCGTACCAAAATGACATGCTGTTTCGTATAGTTGAGTTAACAGACAAAACAGCTATGCTTGCAGGAGAAGAAATGAGACTTCTGGCAGATGCTCCATTAGATGATCTGTTACCAGTTTCTGATATAGATAAGCGAAAAAGACGTGAGCTTGGTAAGCAAAAAGAAGATGTTTCCTACCGACTTTTCCGGCAGGATGCGAAGTTAATGAAGAAACGGAATGAATATGCTGCAACATCCGGTTACGAATCAGACGCCTCTTTCTTTGAGTTGCGGGGGAGAGTTCTTCATTTAGATGGAGATGCCTTTTACTTGCAGCGGTGTACCGAGCTGTATGAACGATTTGGCGTACCTGTATATGGCGTTCATCTTGATGAGAAGAAGATGCCAGATCAAATTGGTTCCTTGCTTGAAATGGTTCAGCCAGACATTGTTGTGATTACAGGACATGATGCCTACCTAAATGATCGTGGGAACCGTGATGATCTGCGCGCTTATCGACATACAAAGTATTTTGCTGAATGTGTGCGGATTGCACGTAAGTATTGTGCGAATCGAGATCAATTAATTATCTTCGCTGGTGCGTGTCAATCTCATTTTGAGACGTTAATTAAGGCTGGAGCAAATTTTGCAAGCTCCCCGGACCGGGTGAACATCCATGCACTAGACCCTGTATATATTGCCTCAAAGGTAAGCCAAACCTCTTACTTAGACGCGGTTAAGCTGTGGGAAGTCTTACGTAACACCATTACGGGCGAAAAAGGTCTGGGAGGCATTGAAACAAAGGGTATTATGCGACTAGGGATGCCACTCAAAAACCCTGAATCCTAG
- a CDS encoding Veg family protein, translating into MAKTLIDIKRTLDANVGKRITIKANGGRRKTMERSGLLEETYPSVFIVKLDEENAFERVSYSYADVLTQTVELLLTESEEGDNEVALNA; encoded by the coding sequence ATGGCAAAAACATTGATTGATATCAAGCGAACACTGGATGCAAACGTAGGGAAGAGAATTACGATTAAAGCAAATGGCGGTCGTCGTAAAACCATGGAACGTTCGGGATTATTAGAAGAAACGTATCCATCGGTATTTATTGTTAAGCTCGACGAAGAGAATGCGTTTGAACGAGTATCCTACAGCTATGCAGATGTATTAACTCAAACAGTTGAACTGCTTTTGACCGAGTCAGAAGAAGGAGACAACGAGGTAGCACTTAACGCCTAA
- a CDS encoding small, acid-soluble spore protein, alpha/beta type, giving the protein MSRRRGVMSERLKVELAKELGFYDTVEKEGWGGIRAIDAGNMVKRAIEIAENQLANEHNSK; this is encoded by the coding sequence ATGAGTAGAAGACGCGGAGTCATGTCTGAACGATTGAAAGTAGAACTGGCAAAAGAGCTTGGTTTTTACGATACAGTTGAAAAAGAAGGCTGGGGCGGCATCCGTGCCATTGATGCAGGAAATATGGTGAAGAGAGCCATTGAGATTGCAGAAAATCAATTGGCTAACGAGCATAACTCTAAGTAA